A single region of the Sorghum bicolor cultivar BTx623 chromosome 7, Sorghum_bicolor_NCBIv3, whole genome shotgun sequence genome encodes:
- the LOC8068542 gene encoding phytolongin Phyl1.1: MNSRRSRSVKLVSARANRALEVDIAEEGEDARMSSSAANTVYCCIAKGRSVVYRYSSSKGGGDGDPQVEATAALCLDISPPHHRHYVHTAGCRSYGYLMADGHTFFAIIDPSVGSAGALQFLERVRDAFRSSSSRSNGFHDSLVPAVQRLVASLEKMPHATFVLEDGATERGGGDGSNGCTSSSSKVPLLGKSGSRKEKRRSRDKLASAAAGDSEDEHHGTRAVRIDVPNEEGAGGMSLERSLSQSRLRRQQQQPSRSLWMRHVKVIIIVDAVVCLVLFAAWLAVCKGFQCVSG, translated from the coding sequence ATGAATTCGCGCCGGTCGAGGTCGGTCAAGCTGGTGTCGGCGCGCGCCAATAGGGCCCTAGAGGTGGACATCGCGGAGGAAGGGGAGGACGCGCGGATGAGCTCGTCCGCGGCCAACACCGTCTACTGCTGCATCGCCAAGGGCCGGAGCGTCGTCTATCGGTATAGCAGCAGCaagggcggcggcgacggcgacccgCAGGTGGAGGCCACCGCGGCGCTCTGCCTTGACATCTCGCCGCCGCACCACCGGCATTACGTCCACACCGCCGGGTGCAGGAGCTACGGCTACCTGATGGCCGACGGCCACACCTTCTTTGCCATCATCGATCCCAGCGTTGGGAGCGCTGGTGCGTTGCAGTTCTTGGAGCGTGTCCGCGACGCGTTCCGGAGCAGTAGCAGCAGGAGCAACGGGTTCCATGACTCGTTGGTGCCAGCGGTGCAGCGGCTGGTGGCGTCGCTGGAGAAGATGCCCCACGCCACGTTCGTCCTCGAGGACGGTGCCACGGAGCGGGGAGGAGGCGACGGCAGCAACGGCTGCACATCGTCGTCATCCAAGGTGCCTCTGCTTGGGAAGAGTGGGAGCAGGAAGGAGAAGCGACGGTCCAGGGATAAACTAgcatcggcggcggcgggggacaGCGAGGACGAGCACCACGGTACCAGGGCGGTGAGGATAGACGTGCCGAACGAGGAGGGCGCCGGTGGCATGTCGCTGGAGCGCAGCTTGAGCCAGTCCAGGCTGcggaggcagcagcagcagccgtcgCGGTCGCTGTGGATGCGCCATGTGAAGGtgatcatcatcgtcgatgccGTCGTCTGCCTTGTGCTCTTCGCGGCTTGGTTGGCCGTGTGCAAGGGATTCCAGTGTGTTTCCGGGTGA